The Eleginops maclovinus isolate JMC-PN-2008 ecotype Puerto Natales chromosome 3, JC_Emac_rtc_rv5, whole genome shotgun sequence genome includes a region encoding these proteins:
- the znf687a gene encoding zinc finger protein 687a — translation MGDMKTPDFDDLLAAFDIPDIDAKEAIQSSPEDERDEVGTNADERESGSPSCFPCPPASHSDPPVVSVIVKNTVRSESFEEEEKSVRDKTDNPSNSGLNSQVEVKVGDITSQLGLKKSADTPDPQAANGFEGSVPRDQRQSNTEPWLPHSPLRSTLDANEGESDKKAEVGSVQHKTDVMNSLKPLLFSQSSGSAGHNSSTTPSPLLVSSPHSPQKEKISTPSSSPLPQNGGIKPEIRRVMHSDEDDSEPDLGSPLVIQESPESILSSPPKFKHRARLRSEGIGSLDTASCLVSHSRPLPSLAPANPKPQHERDGKPTTHQSPTTAPQLQSLPSLTSSSASVQEEKYPEHVIDERDSPESPPPSETGLVVPKRSSSPESAITADNNKDSSLQEELMEIESREEDRQGDTAGPSEKMTGDEDDLNEESCGAVTEDPVSVGAAETVSSPLRPLKVKIKMPTGSITRTVTGVTPKRSSRATTKDANSSKPLPERKNTRSKKELSQQPQLPAIAMLQNACAATLEGARLVKDKTAMDIKPKLSTTAVSITKASTLPTISVSTPRVSPGGINPRSLGQKTPNSGMTLSAPSPLLTPQSSNRPASIVNSTGAIISKTQTNLVEAFNKILNNKNLLPSYKPDLSSPLPAEWGLPLPAQGYRCLECGDAFALEQSLARHYDRRSLRIEVTCNHCAKRLAFYNKCSLLFHAREHKEKGLIMQCSHLVMKPVPVEQMIGQPEPTAGPSASKGQATPNTKPQPHQAVSKKKAEALQFISNKCPECQAQFSSKEEVAEHFQEIKPAQTSPCTECSPSMLLPNSCSAAAHQRIHQGCPPHVCPDCGGTAKQPMFQTHLDEICLHFARRIGYRCSSCLVVFGGLNSVKAHIQQAHCDMFHKCPSCPMAFKSEPSTQNHISAQHPTLTEGQTMSIYKCVMCDTVFTNKSLLYVHFDTHLTNQKVHVFKCPECTKLFSQRKSLLDHFKTHNTPLLKQELPSPPSASSCSRPSLKMESSDGEEWMDEEKEEKAEKMKTPSGWKCAPCHARFTDREDYISHMAEQHSKKLKKFPCNKCESSFTTTSSMRRHLRDKHKATSRSFRCKFCTDSKKTFSSKALLEKHVQLRHRVDPLSQNTLLGGTDEADSSSEQEGSVGAGRRRRGATRMEQDEECTDGVSPVKKSRTSTSAPAPYSHPESGFRCAPCGFTTADQATFLQHIGKHRRGGTEGGGGSQQCLQCGACFTSISSLSRHRFITHRVREASAEQQSLSAHLAPSPGNSKSHDDKSSLEGSAPASPSSQSSTALGKEEELACKVCGKHFEKATDLNTHFRTHGMAFINARNSGKTP, via the exons ATGGGGGACATGAAGACCCCAGACTTTGACGATTTGCTTGCAGCTTTTGACATTCCTGACATCGATGCCAAAGAGGCCATTCAATCTAGTCCAGAAGACGAGAGGGATGAGGTGGGAACTAATGCAGACGAGAGAGAGAGCGGGTCTCCTTCCTGCTTTCCCTGCCCTCCTGCCTCACATAGTGACCCTCCTGTGGTCAGTGTTATTGTGAAGAACACAGTACGGTCCGAGTCttttgaagaggaggagaagtcTGTCAGGGACAAAACAGATAATCCCTCAAACAGTGGCTTAAACTCTCAGGTTGAGGTCAAGGTGGGTGACATCACCTCACAGCTTGGTCTCAAAAAGTCTGCTGATACCCCTGACCCACAGGCTGCCAATGGCTTTGAAGGATCTGTCCCCAGGGATCAACGACAGTCCAACACAGAGCCGTGGCTCCCTCATTCACCATTGAGGTCTACACTGGATGCGAATGAGGGGGAAAGTGATAAAAAAGCTGAAGTTGGATCGGTCCAGCACAAGACTGATGTCATGAACAGTTTGAagcccctcctcttctcccagTCTTCGGGTAGTGCTGGTCATAACTCCTCAACTACTCCCTCCCCACTCTTAGTCAGCTCTCCGCACTCTCCTCAAAAGGAGAAAATTAGTACACCATCATCCTCTCCTTTACCGCAGAACGGTGGTATTAAGCCTGAAATTAGGCGTGTTATGCACTCGGATGAAGATGACTCAGAGCCAGATTTAGGAAGTCCACTTGTGATCCAGGAGAGCCCAGAATCTATCTTGTCTTCCCCCCCCAAATTTAAACACAGAGCACGACTACGGTCTGAGGGCATTGGCTCTCTTGATACCGCATCCTGTCTTGTTTCACATTCTCGTCCGCTGCCTTCTCTGGCCCCTGCAAATCCTAAACCCCAACACGAGCGGGACGGGAAACCTACCACTCACCAATCTCCCACCACTGCTCCTCAACTACAGAGCCTCCCCTCTCTCACCTCTAGCTCTGCCTCAGTCCAAGAGGAGAAATACCCAGAGCATGTGATCGATGAGAGGGACTCGCCTGAGAGCCCACCGCCAAGTGAGACAGGTCTGGTTGTCCCCAAGAGAAGCAGCAGTCCTGAATCGGCCATAACCGCAGACAACAACAAGGACTCCAGTCTCCAAGAGGAGCTCATGGAAATCGAGTCcagagaagaagacaggcagggTGACACTGCGGGGCCGAGTGAAAAGATGACTGGAGATGAAGACGATTTAAACGAGGAGAGCTGTGGTGCTGTCACTGAGGATCCTGTGTCTGTGGGTGCTGCAGAAACAGTTTCATCTCCATTGCGTCCCCTCAAAGTTAAAATCAAAATGCCTACAGGCAGCATCACAAGGACGGTGACTGGTGTTACCCCTAAAAGAAGTTCAAGAGCCACTACCAAGGATGCGAACAGTTCAAAACCTTTGCCAGAACGTAAAAACACAAGATCTAAGAAGGAGTTATCACAGCAACCCCAGTTGCCTGCGATTGCGATGCTGCAGAATGCCTGTGCCGCTACGCTGGAAGGTGCTCGTCTGGTAAAAGACAAAACGGCGATGGACATCAAGCCTAAactttccacaacagctgtgagCATCACTAAAGCTTCCACGCTGCCCACCATCTCTGTCTCCACTCCCAGAGTCAGCCCGGGTGGGATCAACCCTCGCAGCCTGGGTCAGAAAACTCCGAACAGTGGGATGACGCTTTCTGCACCTTCCCCTCTGCTTACGCCTCAAAGTAGCAATAGACCCGCCTCCATAGTTAACAGCACTGGGGCGATCATATCCAAAACTCAGACCAACCTGGTGGAGGCTTTCAACAAGATCCTCAACAACAAGAACCTGCTTCCCAGTTATAAACCTGACCTGAGCTCACCTCTTCCTGCAGAGTGGGGCCTTCCTCTTCCTGCACAG GGGTACCGGTGTTTGGAGTGCGGAGATGCCTTTGCCCTGGAGCAGAGTTTGGCGCGGCACTACGACCGGCGCTCGCTGAGGATCGAGGTGACCTGTAATCACTGTGCGAAACGCTTAGCCTTCTACAACAAGTGCAGCCTGCTTTTCCACGCCAGAGAGCACAAGGAGAAAGGCCTGATCATGCAGTGTTCACACCTGGTGATGAAACCCGTTCCTGTGGAGCAGATGATTGGCCAGCCGGAACCCACAGCTG GACCGTCAGCATCAAAAGGGCAGGCCACTCCAAACACAAAACCCCAGCCACATCAAGCAGTATCCAAGAAGAAAGCAGAGGCATTGCAGTTCATCAGTAATAAATGTCCTGAGTGCCAGGCGCAGTTTAGCAGCAAAGAAGAGGTGGCCGAGCATTTCCAAGAAATCAAACCAGCACAAACCTCT CCATGCACAGAGTGTTCCCCCTCCATGCTGCTGCCCAACAGCTGCAGCGCCGCAGCTCATCAGCGCATCCACCAAGGCTGCCCTCCACACGTCTGCCCAGACTGTGGGGGCACGGCCAAGCAGCCGATGTTTCAAACACATCTTGATGAGATCTGTTTACACTTTGCACGCCGCATCGGATACAG atgtTCCAGTTGCCTGGTGGTGTTTGGCGGTCTTAACTCAGTGAAGGCTCACATCCAACAGGCTCATTGTGATATGTTCCACAAATGCCCCAGCTGTCCCATGGCTTTCAAGTCTGAGCCCAGCACACAAAACCACATCAGCGCCCAACATCCAACCCTCACCGAAGGACAGAccat GTCAATCTATAAATGTGTCATGTGTGACACAGTTTTCACAAACAAGTCCCTGCTTTACGTCCACTTTGACACGCATTTAACCAATCAGAAGGTCCATGTGTTCAAATGCCCTGAGTGCACCAAGCTGTTTTCTCAGAGGAAATCCCTTCTGGACCATTTCAAG ACCCATAACACCCCACTGTTAAAACAAGAGCTGCCCTCACCTCCATCCGCTTCCTCTTGCTCACGGCCGTCACTGAAGATGGAGAGCTCGGATGGAGAGGAATGGATGGacgaagagaaagaagagaaagcagAAAAGATGAAGACCCCCTCAGGGTGGAAGTGTGCGCCTTGCCATGCACGCTTCACAGACCGGgaagactacatttcccatatgGCTGAGCAACATAGCAAG AAGCTGAAGAAGTTTCCTTGCAACAAGTGTGAGAGCTCCTTCACCACCACCTCCAGTATGAGACGGCACctcagagacaaacacaaagccaCGAGTCGTAGCTTTCGCTGCAA gttTTGTACTGACAGTAAGAAAACGTTCAGCAGCAAAGCTTTGTTGGAGAAGCATGTTCAGCTGAGACACAGAGTGGACCCACTCAGCCAGAACACACTGCTG GGGGGCACCGATGAGGCGGACAGTTCCTCGGAACAGGAGGGCAGTGTGGGGGCTGGCCGCAGAAGGAGAGGAGCTACGAGGATGGAGCAGGACGAAGAGTGCACAGATGGGGTGAGTCCAGTGAAGAAGTCGCGGACGTCCACCTCTGCTCCGGCCCCCTACTCCCATCCCGAGTCTGGATTCCGCTGCGCCCCCTGCGGCTTCACCACAGCGGACCAGGCAACGTTCCTGCAGCACATTGGCAAGCACCGGCGAGGAGGGACAGAGGGTGGAGGTGGCAGTCAGCAGTGTTTACAGTGCGGCGCCTGCTTTacctccatctcctccctgTCACGCCATCGCTTCATCACCCACAGAGTGAGGGAAGCATCAGCGGAACAGCAGTCCCTCAGTGCGCACCTCGCACCCTCCCCAGGTAACAGCAAGAGCCACGATGATAAGAGCTCCCTGGAAGGTTCTGCACCAGCATCGCCCTCCTCTCAATCCTCCACCGCTCTGGGGAAGGAAGAGGAACTGGCCTGTAAGGTTTGCggcaaacattttgaaaaggcaACGGATCTGAATACTCATTTCAGAACTCACGGTATGGCTTTTATTAACGCAAGGAACTCTGGAAAAACTCCGTAA
- the LOC134861736 gene encoding 26S proteasome non-ATPase regulatory subunit 4-like has product MVLESTMVCVDNSEYMRNGDFLPTRLQAQQDAVNIVCHSKTRTNPENNVGLITMANNCEVLTTLTPDTGRILSKLHAVQPIGNISFCTGIRVAHLALKHRQGKNHKMRIIAFVGSPVEDNEKDLVKMAKRLKKEKVNVDIINFGEEEMNTEKLTAFINTLNGKEGAGSHLVTVPPGPSLADALLSSPILAGEGGAALGLGAGDFEFGVDPSADPELALALRVSMEEQRQRQEDEARRAAVASAAEAGIPSPAADESEDALLKISVPATESSTPAIPDFSRMTEDEQIAYALQMSMQGEGAEFGAEDMDTGADVDSSKAKDEEDYDVMQDPEFLQSVLENLPGVDPNNEAIRNAMGSLASQTGSKSDTKKDEEKKK; this is encoded by the exons ATGGTGCTTGAAAGTACTATGGTCTG TGTGGACAACAGTGAGTATATGCGCAATGGAGACTTTCTGCCCACCAGGCTACAGGCACAGCAGGATGCAGTTAATATTGTTTGTCACTCCAAGACTCGCACCAACCCTGAAAACAATGTGGGCCTCATCACCATGGCAAA CAACTGTGAGGTGCTAACTACGCTGACTCCAGATACGGGCAGAATACTGTCAAAGTTACATGCTGTGCAGCCCATCGGGAACATTAGCTTCTGCACCGGCATCAGGGTGGCACAT TTGGCGCTGAAGCACAGACAGGGCAAAAACCACAAGATGCGCATTATTGCTTTTGTTGGCAGCCCGGTGGAGGACAACGAAAAAGAC cTGGTCAAAATGGCAAAACGTCTAAAGAAGGAAAAGGTCAATGTGGATATCATTAACTTTGGAGAGGAG GAGATGAACACAGAGAAGCTGACAGCCTTCATAAACACCCTGAATGGCAAAGAGGGAGCCGGCTCCCACCTGGTCACAGTGCCTCCAGGGCCCAGTCTGGCTGATGCCCTGCTGTCCTCACCCATCCTAGCTGGAGAGGGGGGTGCTGCGTTGGGCCTGGGCGCCGGTGACTTTGAGTTTGGAGTGGATCCCAGTGCAGACCCAGAGCTGGCCTTG GCTTTGAGGGTATCTATGGAGGAGCAGAGACAACGACAGGAGGATGAAGCTCGCAGAGCCGCTGTCGCATCAGCTGCTGAAGCTGGCATTCCCTCTCCTGCTGCAGATG AGTCTGAGGATGCCCTGTTGAAAATATCTGTTCCCGCAACAGAGTCTTCCACACCGGCTATCCCAGACTTCAGCCGCATGACAGAGGACGAACAGATCGCCTACGCTCTGCAGATGTCCATGCAGGGAGAAGGAGCAG AGTTTGGTGCTGAGGACATGGACACAGGAGCTGATGTGGATTCCAGTAAGGCTAAG GATGAAGAGGACTACGATGTTATGCAGGATCCAGAGTTCCTTCAGAGCGTCCTGGAAAACCTTCCTGGCGTAGACCCTAATAACGAGGCCATTCGCAACGCCATGGGCTCACTGGCATCTCAGACAGGCTCCAAATCTGACACAAAGAAGgatgaggaaaagaagaaatga
- the LOC134861737 gene encoding serum amyloid P-component-like codes for MEKLILLMVIVATCCATPQDLSGKVFVFPKETNTNRVILLTPKTRFNSVTICLRYISDLSRPYGLFSLATPTHNNDFVLFKANPESDIRLHARDGSTGFTSLKLDPNTWHSMCATWDSTTGLAQLWVDGKATIKRFVQTGPINGAPISILGQEQDTYGAGFDAKQSFVGMITDFHMWDTIIPTCEIKRFIGEKHFIPGNVFSWKALDFQVKGQVLVEEASDVM; via the exons ATGGAGAAACTCATACTTTTGATGGTGATCGTTGCAACATGTTGTGCAACACCCCAAG ATCTGTCAGGTAAAGTGTTTGTCTTTCCCAAGGAGACCAATACCAATCGTGTTATACTCCTCACACCTAAAACCAGATTCAACAGTGTGACCATCTGTCTCAG ATATATATCAGATCTCAGTAGGCCCTATGGGCTCTTCTCTTTGGCTACACCCACGCACAACAATGACTTTGTGCTCTTCAAGGCGAACCCAGAGAGTGACATCAGGCTGCATGCTCGGGATGGGTCAACAGGCTTCACGTCACTGAAACTTGATCCCAACACCTGGCACTCTATGTGTGCTACCTGGGACTCCACCACTGGGTTGGCTCAGCTGTGGGTGGATGGTAAGGCAACCATCAAGAGATTTGTCCAAACTGGGCCCATCAATGGAGCGCCCATCTCCATCCTGGGCCAAGAGCAGGACACCTATGGTGCAGGTTTTGATGCAAAGCAATCATTCGTGGGTATGATTACTGACTTCCACATGTGGGACACCATCATCCCCACCTGTGAGATCAAACGCTTTATAGGAGAGAAGCACTTCATCCCCGGTAATGTGTTCAGCTGGAAAGCCCTGGACTTTCAAGTCAAAGGGCAGGTTTTAGTGGAAGAGGCGTCTGACGTTATGTAA